A segment of the Candidatus Microthrix subdominans genome:
CCCGCCGTCGACCTCGATGTCGCAGTCGAGTCCGGCCTCGGTGATCCAACGGCGCAGGGTGGCGACCTTGGGCTCCATTTCGGCGATGTAGGCCTGCCCGCCAAACCCCGGGTTGACCGTCATCACCAGCACCATGTCGCACAGCTCGAGCACGTAGCGCACGTCCTCGGGCGGGGTCGAGGGGTTGAGGGCCACCGCCGGTTGGGCGCCCAACTCGCGGATCGACCCGAGCGTGCGGTGGAGGTGCTTGGTCGACTCGGCGTGCACGATCAGCATCTGGCACCCGGCCTCGACGTACAGGTGGGCCAGCTCCTCGGGCCGTTCCACCATCAGGTGGGCCTCGAAGGGCACGTCGGTGGCGTTTCGGCATGCCGCGATCACGTCGGGACCGAAGGTCAGGTTGGGGACGAACTGACCATCCATCACGTCCCATTGGATGCGGTCGACCCCGGCGTCGGCGAGGGCCGCACACTCCTCGCCCAGCTTGGAGAAGTCGGCGGGGAGCACCGACGGCACGATTTCGATCGGCCGGTCGGTGCCGGGTGCCGGCTTCGACGAGGAGGCAGCGGTTGGGGGTGAAGCAGTTGAGGTCACGGGGTCATGCTACGAATTGTTCGTGGAACAGATCGAGTTGCGGGTAGAACGACCGGTGGCCGGCGGTATGGGACTGGCCCGTCGAGATGACGGCCGGGTGGTGCTCGTCGACGGCGGCCTGCCCGGAGAGCTGGTACGGGTGACGCTCAGCGAGGAGCAGCACACCACGTTTGGCGAGGTGACCGAGGTGCTCGAAGCCAACCCCGAGCGGGTCGAGGTGGCGCATTGCCCCCACGTCGCCGACGGATGCGGTGGCTGCGATCACGCCGATGCCCAGCCTGCCCTGCTTCGACGCATGAAGGCCGAGGTGCTCGCCGATGCCATCCGTCGCCTGGGCAAGATCGACGCGCCGGAGATCCAGCCCGGGCCCGATCTGCCCACCGCTGACTTCCGGACCACCCTGCGCTTGGGGGTGACCGACGGCCGGGCCGGGCTGTTCGAGCTGGGCACCCACGAGCTGGTGCCGCTGTCGGTGTGCGTTGTGGCCCATCCGTTGTTGGAGCAGATCGTGACCGAGAGCGACTTTGGACCGGCCACCGAGGTGATGGCTCGGGTCGGTGCGGCCACCGGCGAGGCGCTCGTGATGGTGACGCCGAACGCCACCGGGGTGTCGGTGCCGATCGACAACGTGCGGGTGGTGGGTCTCGACGAGCTGGAACGGAACCGGGCGTGGATCCACGAGGAGGTCGCCGGGCGACGTTTTCGTATCTCGGCCCAATCGTTCTTTCAGACCCGCCGTGACGGGGCTGAGGCGTTGGTGCAGCTGGTCGCCGATGGCCTGGGTCCGATGTCGGCCGGCGATCGGTTGGTCGACGCCTACGCCGGTGTGGGCCTCTTTGGTGCAACGCTGGCCGATCGGACGCCCGGTCTCAGGGTGACTGCGGTCGAATCGGCCCGGTCGTCGGTCGCCGACGCCAAGGTCAACCTCGCAGGTGCCGCCGAGACGGGACAGGCGCGGGTGATTGCCTCCACGATGGCCAAGTGGCGCCCCTCCAAGGCCGACGCCGTCGTGGCCGACCCGCCCCGCGCCGGCCTGGGCAAGCAGGGCGTCGGCAAGGTCGAGGCCACCGGGGCCGGACGGGTGGTGTTGATCAGCTGCGACGCTGCCTCTGCCGGGCGCGACGCCGGTCTGCTCGTCAGGCGGGGCTTCAGCCTCGACTCGGTCACCCTGGTCGACCTGTTCCCCCACACCCACCACACCGAGTCGGTGGCGGTGTTCTCCAGATAGCGCTCGTTACGGCGCACTCAGCGAAGCGTTGAAGCTGAGGTCCGACGACGCCCCGGCCTGGTGAACCTCGACCGCCAGCGTGTTGGTGCCGACGCGCAGCGCCGACGGTGGGACGGTGACGCTCACCCATCGCGTTTCGGCGGCGCCGTTCTTGTAGGCGGAGGCGAAGGACGACGAACCGATCGTTCCGGCCGGCAGGTTGTCGCGCATCACCTCGACCCCGTTGAGGCGGGCGAGCGCGCCGTCGTCAGAGACGACCGACAAGGTGATCGGCTGGGTCGGAACCGAAGTGAGCGAGAACGAGTTGCGGAAGTAGGCGGTGTTGGCAGCGGGGCCGATCACGGTGGCTTCGTCCCCGTCGCCGTAGCCCAGCTCGGCCGAGCCCTGGGCCCAGGCGCCGTCGTTGAACGCCGGATCGGCCCAGTTGGCCGGGGCATCACCCATTCGGTAGTGCCAGTCGGCCCCGGCGGGCACCAGCACGCCACCGGCCGGCGGGGGTGGAGGTGGGGGTGGGGGTGGGGGTGGCGGCGGCGGTGGCGGCGGCGGGGGAGGTGGCGGCGGTTGCTGACCCGGGCGGGGCAGGATCGCCATGCCGCCCGCATTCGTGCCGTTGATCCAGCCGAGTTCGCCTCCGGCGACGAGGGTTGATCCGTTGGTGCTGATCGACATGACGCCCATGTAGCTGGAGGCGTGCAGCTTCCAGCCGGCCACGATCGCTCCGGTCCTCGAGTTGGCGGCCACCATCTTCACTTTGCTGTCACCTTTGAACCCCTCGTG
Coding sequences within it:
- the rpe gene encoding ribulose-phosphate 3-epimerase; this translates as MEIVPSVLPADFSKLGEECAALADAGVDRIQWDVMDGQFVPNLTFGPDVIAACRNATDVPFEAHLMVERPEELAHLYVEAGCQMLIVHAESTKHLHRTLGSIRELGAQPAVALNPSTPPEDVRYVLELCDMVLVMTVNPGFGGQAYIAEMEPKVATLRRWITEAGLDCDIEVDGGIGSATIAGAASAGANVLVAGSALYRDPEGLAHAVSELRATATAAATT
- a CDS encoding class I SAM-dependent RNA methyltransferase, yielding MEQIELRVERPVAGGMGLARRDDGRVVLVDGGLPGELVRVTLSEEQHTTFGEVTEVLEANPERVEVAHCPHVADGCGGCDHADAQPALLRRMKAEVLADAIRRLGKIDAPEIQPGPDLPTADFRTTLRLGVTDGRAGLFELGTHELVPLSVCVVAHPLLEQIVTESDFGPATEVMARVGAATGEALVMVTPNATGVSVPIDNVRVVGLDELERNRAWIHEEVAGRRFRISAQSFFQTRRDGAEALVQLVADGLGPMSAGDRLVDAYAGVGLFGATLADRTPGLRVTAVESARSSVADAKVNLAGAAETGQARVIASTMAKWRPSKADAVVADPPRAGLGKQGVGKVEATGAGRVVLISCDAASAGRDAGLLVRRGFSLDSVTLVDLFPHTHHTESVAVFSR